One window of Burkholderia cepacia GG4 genomic DNA carries:
- the mauD gene encoding methylamine dehydrogenase accessory protein MauD, whose protein sequence is MMQTALTVSTALLWVAVLALGAICLALVRQIGILYERIMPAGALMIDKGPAVGAIAPTFELTDIRGSQVKVGGIDASGKATLLFFLSPTCPVCKKLLPLLPSLQASESTPVNIVLASDGDLDEHTRFAQKHNLARFPYVLSQELGLAYQIGKLPYAVLLDDTGTVRAKGLVNTREHLESLFEAKERGVASLQQFVHGDHDHGGHEKHAQHA, encoded by the coding sequence ATGATGCAAACCGCTCTCACCGTTTCCACCGCCTTGCTGTGGGTCGCCGTTCTCGCGCTCGGCGCGATCTGCCTCGCGCTCGTGCGCCAGATCGGCATCCTGTACGAACGCATCATGCCGGCCGGCGCACTGATGATCGACAAGGGGCCGGCGGTCGGCGCGATCGCGCCGACGTTCGAGCTCACCGACATTCGCGGCTCGCAGGTGAAGGTTGGCGGCATCGATGCGTCGGGCAAGGCGACGCTGCTGTTCTTCCTGTCGCCGACGTGCCCGGTCTGCAAGAAGCTGCTGCCGCTGTTGCCGTCGCTGCAGGCGAGCGAATCGACGCCGGTGAACATCGTGCTCGCGAGCGACGGCGATCTCGACGAACACACGCGCTTCGCGCAGAAGCACAACCTCGCGCGTTTCCCGTACGTGCTGTCGCAGGAGCTGGGCCTCGCGTATCAGATCGGCAAGCTGCCGTACGCCGTGCTGCTCGACGATACCGGCACCGTGCGCGCGAAGGGGCTCGTCAACACGCGCGAGCATCTCGAAAGCCTGTTCGAAGCGAAGGAGCGTGGCGTCGCATCGCTGCAGCAGTTCGTGCATGGCGATCATGACCATGGCGGTCACGAGAAGCACGCGCAGCACGCGTGA
- a CDS encoding c-type cytochrome — translation MKVKQAGTIVVACVAAVAGFALPGFAGAQQAVHYPAGKSVFDAQCAVCHQAGGKGQDGLAPPLTEYPGKYATAEPGRAQLVATLLHGMFGEIKVYDKRYNFKMPSFASASDDDIANVLNYVVFDLNDKHGGAKPFTAADIRAARAKEMDGTAVHAQRAVVTKGLGL, via the coding sequence ATGAAAGTGAAGCAAGCTGGAACGATCGTAGTCGCGTGCGTGGCGGCTGTTGCCGGTTTCGCGTTGCCGGGTTTTGCCGGTGCGCAGCAGGCCGTGCACTACCCGGCGGGCAAGAGCGTGTTCGACGCGCAGTGCGCGGTGTGCCACCAGGCGGGCGGCAAGGGGCAGGACGGTCTTGCGCCGCCGCTGACCGAGTATCCGGGCAAGTACGCGACGGCCGAGCCCGGGCGCGCGCAGCTCGTCGCGACGCTGTTGCACGGGATGTTCGGCGAGATCAAGGTGTACGACAAGCGCTACAACTTCAAGATGCCGTCGTTCGCAAGCGCGAGCGACGACGATATCGCGAACGTGCTCAACTATGTCGTGTTCGATCTGAACGACAAGCACGGCGGCGCGAAGCCGTTCACGGCAGCGGACATTCGCGCGGCGCGTGCGAAGGAGATGGACGGTACGGCCGTCCACGCGCAACGTGCGGTCGTGACGAAGGGGCTGGGGCTGTGA
- a CDS encoding RidA family protein, with protein MSIEYFAERNPVTRNLPRSLATKAGELVFVSGQVARNEDGSIVAGGIEAQTRQTLKNVATVLALAGCTLADIVKTTVWLEDARDFAEFNRVYAEFFPENKPSRSTLQATNMVGTKIEIEAIACRP; from the coding sequence ATGTCGATCGAGTACTTTGCAGAGCGCAACCCCGTCACTCGAAACCTGCCGCGATCGTTGGCGACCAAGGCCGGCGAGCTGGTGTTCGTATCCGGTCAGGTGGCGAGAAACGAAGACGGGAGCATCGTCGCCGGCGGGATCGAAGCGCAGACACGCCAGACGTTGAAGAACGTCGCCACCGTACTCGCCCTGGCCGGATGCACGCTCGCCGACATCGTGAAAACCACCGTCTGGCTCGAGGACGCGCGCGACTTCGCGGAATTCAATCGGGTCTATGCGGAGTTCTTCCCCGAGAACAAACCGTCACGATCGACCTTGCAGGCGACGAACATGGTCGGGACCAAGATCGAGATCGAGGCGATTGCCTGCAGACCCTGA
- a CDS encoding c-type cytochrome, with translation MRRRDAFVRRIRRAAAARLGSVMPRRLSSLLAVVAAVACAIAVPARADGVTDATLARQHWVLNCMGCHTATGGGIPGKVPPLANSLGYFTHLPAGREYVMRVPGASNSALSDQDLADVLNWVLTTMNRDALPRDFKPYTAAEVAAHRRPAFSDVATVRTGLVRALHARGIDGVSERY, from the coding sequence ATGCGGCGCCGCGATGCGTTCGTGCGACGCATCCGGCGTGCGGCGGCTGCGCGGCTCGGTTCGGTCATGCCGCGTCGTCTGTCGTCGCTGCTGGCAGTGGTCGCCGCCGTCGCATGTGCGATTGCCGTCCCCGCACGTGCCGACGGCGTGACCGACGCCACGCTCGCGCGACAGCACTGGGTGCTCAACTGCATGGGCTGCCACACGGCGACGGGCGGCGGCATTCCGGGCAAGGTGCCGCCGCTCGCGAACTCGCTCGGCTATTTCACGCATCTGCCGGCGGGGCGCGAGTACGTGATGCGCGTGCCCGGCGCGTCGAACTCGGCGCTGTCGGACCAGGATCTCGCCGATGTGCTCAACTGGGTGCTCACGACGATGAACCGCGATGCGCTGCCGCGCGATTTCAAGCCTTATACGGCCGCCGAAGTCGCCGCGCATCGTCGGCCGGCGTTTTCGGACGTCGCGACGGTGCGTACCGGGCTGGTCCGCGCGTTGCACGCGCGCGGGATCGATGGTGTTTCGGAACGGTACTGA
- a CDS encoding methylamine dehydrogenase light chain — protein MGLFDSWFERSARGVAQHSSRRSAMAKLGKVLVGSALLPLLPVDRTAYAADTASGAAASGASDDPLSCDYWKYCAIDGWLCSCCGGTSSSCPPGTTPSPITWIGTCRNPHDGSDYIVSYNDCCGKTSCGKCFCNRNEREKPLYKLSLNNDINWCMANGNSNYHCSVSVLLGAAKQ, from the coding sequence ATGGGCCTGTTTGATTCATGGTTCGAGCGGTCGGCGCGCGGCGTCGCGCAGCATAGTTCGCGGCGCAGCGCGATGGCGAAGCTCGGCAAGGTGCTGGTGGGGTCGGCGCTGCTGCCGCTCTTGCCGGTCGATCGCACCGCGTATGCGGCCGACACGGCGTCGGGCGCTGCTGCATCCGGCGCGAGCGACGATCCGCTGAGCTGCGATTACTGGAAATACTGCGCAATCGACGGCTGGCTGTGCAGCTGCTGCGGCGGCACGTCGAGCAGCTGCCCGCCGGGCACGACGCCTTCGCCGATCACGTGGATCGGCACCTGCCGAAATCCGCACGACGGGTCGGACTACATCGTGTCGTACAACGACTGCTGCGGCAAGACGTCATGCGGCAAGTGCTTCTGCAATCGCAACGAACGCGAGAAGCCGCTGTACAAGCTGTCGCTGAACAACGACATCAACTGGTGTATGGCGAACGGCAATTCGAATTACCACTGTTCGGTTTCGGTCTTGTTGGGGGCGGCAAAGCAATGA